One stretch of Tenacibaculum sp. MAR_2010_89 DNA includes these proteins:
- a CDS encoding FdhF/YdeP family oxidoreductase, with protein sequence MSTKKIHAQPPEELTGIKLTNIPSSAVGAKAIASALTHVNEEVGLIKGIGLLSKINQKDGFDCPGCAWPDPDEKRAFLAEYCENGAKAIAEEATKNRVSPMFFSTHSIQELSKLSDYEIGKSGRITHPMILKEGSDYYEEISWNDAFSLVGKELNNLKSPDEAIFYTSGRTSNEAAFLYQLFVRQFGTNNLPDCSNMCHESSGAALSETLGIGKGSVTLNDFNHADLVIVMGQNPGTNHPRMLTALSETKKNGGKIITVNPLPEVGLLNYKDPQNPLKWIGKGQDLTDLFLQVKINGDVALLKIILKIMKEKELEQPNSVFNHKFIKEKTSGIDEFLEDLDNYSIESLLPQTGLTLKQIKDASELIINNDKIIICWAMGLTQHKNSVDNIREVVNLLLLKGSIGKKGAGTCPVRGHSNVQGDRTMGIWEKPKEGFLNKLEKEFSFNAPRKHGYDVVAAIEAMHKKEAKVFIGMGGNFISATPDTEFTAKALQNCNLTVHVSTKLNRSHLIHGRQALILPCLGRSEKDNQESGDQFVTVENSMGVVHQSQGHLNPLSKHLLSEPAIVAGLANATLKNSKVNWSELITNYDFIRDKIEATINGFDNYNERVRIKGGFYLPNNARDNDFKPTKTKKANFTTNKPSEIKLEDDQFIMMTIRTHDQYNTTIYGLDDRYRGVLNERRVIFMNPNDMKKIGVQKLDKVDLTSHFQGQERHAKGFLVIPYSIPNQCTATYFPEANVLVPIKSKADISHTPTSKTIIITLQKVS encoded by the coding sequence ATGAGTACTAAAAAAATTCATGCTCAACCTCCTGAAGAATTAACTGGAATTAAATTAACTAATATACCTTCATCTGCGGTAGGAGCTAAAGCAATTGCATCAGCTTTAACCCATGTTAATGAAGAAGTTGGATTGATAAAAGGAATTGGGTTACTGTCTAAAATAAATCAAAAAGATGGATTTGATTGTCCGGGTTGTGCCTGGCCTGATCCGGATGAAAAACGCGCCTTTTTAGCTGAATATTGTGAAAATGGTGCGAAAGCAATTGCTGAAGAAGCAACTAAAAATAGAGTTTCTCCAATGTTTTTTTCTACACACTCAATTCAAGAACTTTCTAAGTTATCCGATTATGAAATCGGTAAAAGTGGTAGAATAACTCACCCTATGATTTTAAAAGAAGGGTCTGATTATTATGAAGAAATATCTTGGAACGATGCTTTTAGTTTAGTTGGGAAAGAATTGAACAATCTAAAATCTCCAGATGAGGCAATTTTTTATACCTCAGGTAGAACTAGTAACGAAGCTGCTTTTCTTTATCAACTTTTCGTACGCCAATTCGGAACAAATAATTTACCAGATTGCTCAAATATGTGTCATGAAAGTAGTGGTGCTGCACTTTCTGAAACTCTTGGTATTGGTAAAGGGTCAGTTACTTTAAATGATTTTAATCATGCTGATTTAGTAATTGTAATGGGTCAAAACCCTGGAACAAATCATCCTAGGATGTTAACCGCACTTAGCGAGACTAAAAAAAATGGAGGTAAAATAATTACAGTAAATCCACTACCAGAAGTGGGGTTACTTAACTATAAAGATCCACAAAATCCTTTAAAGTGGATTGGTAAAGGTCAGGATTTAACTGACTTATTTTTACAGGTTAAGATAAATGGTGATGTTGCTTTATTAAAAATAATATTAAAAATAATGAAAGAAAAAGAATTAGAGCAACCTAATTCTGTATTCAATCATAAATTTATAAAAGAAAAAACATCAGGTATTGATGAGTTTTTAGAGGATTTAGACAATTACTCAATAGAGAGTTTATTACCACAAACAGGACTTACTTTAAAACAAATTAAAGATGCTAGTGAATTAATCATTAACAATGACAAAATAATTATTTGCTGGGCTATGGGGTTAACTCAACATAAAAACTCTGTTGATAATATTCGTGAAGTTGTAAACCTTTTATTATTAAAAGGAAGTATTGGAAAAAAAGGAGCAGGTACTTGCCCTGTTAGAGGTCACTCAAATGTTCAAGGAGACCGTACAATGGGAATATGGGAAAAACCTAAAGAAGGTTTTTTAAATAAATTAGAGAAAGAATTTTCTTTTAATGCTCCTAGAAAACATGGCTATGATGTTGTAGCTGCTATTGAAGCAATGCACAAAAAAGAGGCTAAAGTTTTTATAGGAATGGGGGGTAATTTTATTTCTGCTACTCCAGATACTGAATTTACTGCCAAAGCATTGCAAAATTGTAATTTAACAGTTCATGTTTCTACAAAACTAAATAGGAGTCACTTAATACATGGAAGGCAAGCACTTATCCTTCCTTGTCTAGGTCGTTCAGAAAAAGATAATCAAGAATCAGGAGATCAATTTGTAACTGTAGAAAACTCTATGGGAGTTGTACATCAATCACAAGGACATTTAAATCCTTTATCAAAACACCTGCTTAGTGAACCTGCAATTGTTGCAGGACTAGCAAATGCTACTTTAAAAAACTCCAAAGTAAACTGGAGTGAATTAATTACTAATTATGATTTCATAAGAGATAAAATTGAAGCTACTATAAATGGTTTTGATAACTATAATGAACGTGTTCGTATTAAAGGTGGTTTTTATTTACCTAATAATGCACGTGATAATGATTTTAAACCCACTAAAACTAAAAAAGCAAATTTCACCACTAATAAACCATCAGAAATTAAGCTAGAAGATGATCAATTTATTATGATGACAATACGTACTCATGATCAATATAACACTACTATATATGGTTTAGATGATAGATATAGAGGTGTATTAAATGAACGTCGTGTTATTTTCATGAATCCAAATGACATGAAAAAGATTGGAGTACAAAAATTAGACAAAGTTGATTTAACAAGTCATTTTCAGGGACAAGAAAGACATGCAAAAGGTTTTTTAGTAATTCCATATAGTATTCCTAATCAATGTACAGCTACTTATTTTCCTGAAGCAAACGTTCTAGTTCCAATAAAAAGTAAAGCTGATATTAGTCACACACCTACTTCAAAAACGATAATTATAACATTACAAAAAGTAAGCTAA
- a CDS encoding ABC-F family ATP-binding cassette domain-containing protein, which yields MLSVSNLSVQFGKRILFDEVNTKFTQGNCYGIIGANGAGKSTFLKILSGDLDPTSGQVHLEAGKRMSVLSQNHYAFDEVPVLEAVIMGNKDLFAIKKEIDALYADYTDENAEKIGELQVKFEEMNGWNADSDAASMLSNLGIKEEYHYSLMKDLDGKQKVRVLLAQALFGSPDVLIMDEPTNDLDFETISWLENFLANYDNTVIVVSHDRHFLDAVCTHISDIDFSKINHFSGNYTFWYESSQLAAKQRAQQNKKAEDKKKELEEFIRRFSANVAKSKQATSRKKMIEKLNVEDIKPSSRRYPAIIFERDREAGDQILNIEGLSKTDAEGELLFSNIDINLNRGDKVAIISKNSKATTAFYQAITDNDKADNGKCSWGVTTTQSYLPSDNSAFFQNGELNLVDWLRQYAKTEEEREEVFLRGFLGKMIFSGEEALKKSNVLSGGEKVRCMLSRMMMTRANILLVDEPTNHLDLESIQSLNNSLINFKGTILFTTHDHEFAQTVANRIIEITPKGVIDKYATFDEYLSDPKVKELRTKMYS from the coding sequence ATGTTATCAGTTTCTAATTTATCAGTTCAGTTTGGTAAAAGAATTTTATTTGATGAGGTAAATACAAAATTTACTCAAGGTAATTGTTATGGTATTATTGGAGCAAATGGAGCAGGAAAATCTACTTTTTTGAAGATTTTATCTGGAGATTTAGATCCTACTTCAGGGCAAGTTCATCTAGAAGCAGGAAAAAGAATGTCTGTTCTTTCTCAAAACCATTACGCCTTTGATGAAGTACCAGTTTTAGAAGCTGTTATTATGGGAAATAAAGACTTATTTGCCATAAAAAAGGAAATTGATGCATTATATGCCGATTATACTGATGAAAATGCTGAGAAAATAGGTGAACTTCAAGTAAAATTTGAAGAAATGAATGGTTGGAATGCAGATTCTGATGCAGCTTCAATGCTATCTAACTTAGGTATTAAAGAAGAATACCATTATTCTTTAATGAAAGATTTAGATGGTAAACAAAAAGTACGTGTGTTATTAGCACAAGCTTTATTTGGTAGTCCTGATGTATTGATAATGGATGAGCCTACCAATGATTTAGATTTTGAAACTATTTCTTGGTTAGAAAACTTCTTAGCGAATTATGACAATACAGTTATTGTTGTGTCGCATGACCGTCACTTTTTAGATGCTGTATGTACGCACATTTCAGATATTGATTTTTCAAAAATTAATCATTTCTCTGGTAATTATACTTTTTGGTACGAATCTAGTCAATTAGCGGCTAAGCAAAGAGCACAACAAAACAAAAAGGCTGAAGATAAAAAGAAAGAGTTAGAGGAGTTTATTCGTCGTTTTTCTGCAAACGTAGCTAAATCAAAACAAGCTACTTCTCGTAAAAAGATGATTGAAAAACTTAATGTAGAAGATATTAAACCTTCAAGTCGTAGATATCCTGCCATTATTTTTGAAAGAGACAGAGAGGCTGGTGATCAAATTTTAAACATTGAGGGGCTTTCTAAAACTGATGCTGAAGGAGAATTATTATTTTCTAATATAGATATTAACTTAAATAGAGGTGACAAAGTAGCTATAATATCTAAAAACTCTAAAGCAACAACTGCATTCTATCAAGCCATCACAGATAATGATAAGGCTGATAATGGTAAATGTAGCTGGGGAGTTACTACCACACAATCATATCTTCCTTCTGATAACTCTGCATTTTTTCAAAATGGTGAATTAAATTTAGTTGACTGGTTACGTCAATATGCAAAAACTGAAGAAGAAAGAGAAGAAGTTTTTTTAAGAGGTTTTTTAGGGAAAATGATTTTCTCTGGTGAAGAAGCCTTAAAGAAAAGCAATGTTCTATCTGGAGGTGAAAAAGTACGTTGCATGTTATCTAGAATGATGATGACTAGAGCGAATATTTTACTAGTTGACGAACCAACAAATCACCTCGATTTAGAATCTATACAATCATTAAACAACTCGTTAATCAACTTTAAAGGAACAATATTGTTTACAACACATGATCATGAGTTTGCACAAACAGTAGCTAATAGAATTATAGAAATAACACCAAAAGGGGTTATTGATAAATACGCTACTTTTGATGAATACTTAAGTGATCCAAAAGTAAAAGAACTAAGAACTAAAATGTATTCTTAA
- a CDS encoding DEAD/DEAH box helicase, protein MSTFLELGLKEPISKALIDLGYETPTVIQQKAIPQIIGSDQDLKAFAQTGTGKTAAFSLPIIELINEKDNNTQAIILSPTRELAVQIGKNIESFSKYIPELKVATVYGGANIDQQIKQLKRGAQIVIGTPGRTVDLIKRRALKLGNVKWLVLDEADEMLNMGFKDELDKVLEATPETKQTLLFSATFPREVEAIARNYMSNPAEITSGQKNQGSENVSHEYYLVTERTRYPALKRVADVNPNIYAIVFCRTRRETQEVADFLIRDGYSADALHGDLSQAQRDSVMEKFRKKNIQMLVATDVAARGLDVDSLTHVINHKLPDQIENYNHRSGRTGRAGNKGISIALVTKKERGRLNPIERILKKKFVHTPVPTGKEICEKQLFHLIDKVENTEVKENEIASFLPSIYEKLENLTREELIQKFVSIEFNSFLSYYEKAPDLNDLSSRDNSRGRSVNEDMTRFFINLGRKDRLNPAKLIGLINEQNISDKVEIGAIDILDTFSFFEIDKNFESETLASFEKNRPDFEGRTVNIEITKSDRGGGSRGRGRSRGNNSGGGFRGKRRSSNDSGSSSNKSFGRRRSSGGGDSSPRKSNSGFGRKRRRD, encoded by the coding sequence ATGTCAACATTTTTAGAATTAGGCTTGAAAGAGCCTATAAGCAAAGCATTAATTGATTTAGGGTATGAAACGCCAACCGTAATTCAACAAAAAGCAATTCCACAAATAATAGGATCTGACCAAGATTTAAAAGCTTTTGCTCAAACAGGAACTGGTAAAACAGCAGCATTTAGCTTACCTATTATTGAGTTAATTAACGAGAAAGATAATAATACTCAAGCTATTATTTTATCACCAACTAGAGAATTAGCTGTACAAATTGGTAAAAACATTGAAAGTTTTTCAAAATATATACCTGAATTAAAGGTAGCAACAGTATATGGTGGTGCTAACATAGATCAACAAATAAAGCAACTTAAAAGAGGTGCCCAAATAGTTATTGGAACTCCTGGTAGAACAGTAGATTTAATAAAAAGAAGAGCATTAAAGTTAGGTAATGTTAAGTGGTTAGTTTTAGATGAAGCTGATGAAATGCTTAATATGGGCTTTAAAGATGAGTTAGATAAGGTATTAGAAGCTACCCCTGAAACAAAACAAACATTATTGTTTTCTGCAACTTTTCCAAGAGAAGTTGAAGCAATTGCTAGAAATTATATGAGCAATCCTGCTGAGATTACTTCTGGACAGAAAAATCAAGGATCAGAAAATGTAAGCCATGAATATTATTTGGTAACGGAAAGAACACGTTATCCTGCACTTAAAAGAGTGGCAGATGTAAACCCTAATATTTATGCGATTGTATTTTGTAGAACACGTAGGGAAACTCAAGAAGTAGCTGACTTTTTAATTAGAGATGGTTATAGTGCTGATGCATTGCATGGTGATTTATCACAAGCACAGCGTGATAGCGTTATGGAAAAATTTCGTAAGAAAAATATTCAAATGTTAGTAGCTACTGATGTTGCTGCACGTGGTTTAGATGTTGATAGTCTTACACATGTTATTAACCATAAGTTACCTGACCAAATTGAAAATTACAACCATAGAAGTGGTAGAACAGGTAGAGCAGGAAATAAAGGAATTTCTATTGCTTTAGTAACTAAGAAAGAACGTGGACGTTTAAATCCAATAGAAAGAATTTTAAAGAAAAAATTTGTTCATACACCTGTACCTACTGGGAAAGAGATATGTGAGAAACAATTATTTCATTTAATAGATAAAGTAGAGAATACTGAAGTAAAAGAAAATGAAATAGCAAGTTTTTTACCAAGTATTTATGAAAAATTAGAAAATTTAACTAGAGAAGAATTAATTCAAAAGTTTGTTTCTATAGAGTTTAATAGCTTTTTATCATACTATGAGAAGGCACCAGATTTAAACGATTTATCTTCAAGAGATAATTCTAGAGGAAGATCAGTAAATGAAGATATGACTCGTTTTTTCATTAATTTAGGAAGAAAAGATCGTTTAAATCCAGCAAAGTTAATAGGACTTATTAATGAGCAAAACATATCGGATAAAGTTGAGATAGGAGCTATCGATATTTTAGATACTTTTTCATTTTTTGAAATAGATAAAAACTTTGAAAGCGAAACTCTTGCTTCTTTTGAAAAGAATAGACCAGATTTTGAAGGACGTACTGTAAACATAGAAATCACTAAGAGTGATAGAGGTGGTGGAAGTAGAGGTAGAGGTCGTAGCCGTGGTAATAATAGCGGTGGTGGATTTAGAGGTAAGCGAAGAAGTAGTAATGATTCAGGAAGCTCATCTAACAAGAGTTTTGGAAGAAGAAGAAGCAGTGGTGGTGGAGATTCATCTCCTAGAAAATCAAATTCTGGTTTTGGTAGAAAACGAAGAAGAGATTAA
- a CDS encoding pyridoxamine 5'-phosphate oxidase family protein, protein MNEYTKSKLNRVKRGANRAIYDVEKINTILDAGFLCYVGYIYDGKPITIPMAYCRKGDKVYIHGSTANRMLLSILESEETSITVVHLDGLVLARSGLHHSVNYRSVTLFGSLKKIEKDSDKTDILEWIVNQMVPNHWDSLRPMYQKELDRTLVVEMTIKTASAKVRDVGVADEPEDYELPIWAGIVPIKQIAEYPIPDKGKPENMEIPKHIIDYYEANK, encoded by the coding sequence ATGAATGAATATACAAAATCAAAACTAAACAGGGTAAAAAGAGGTGCCAATAGAGCTATTTATGATGTTGAAAAAATCAATACTATTTTAGATGCAGGTTTTTTATGTTATGTAGGTTACATATATGATGGTAAACCTATTACTATCCCAATGGCATATTGTAGAAAGGGAGATAAAGTTTACATCCATGGTTCTACAGCCAACAGAATGCTTTTATCAATTTTAGAAAGTGAAGAAACATCAATAACAGTAGTGCATTTAGACGGTTTGGTATTAGCCCGTTCAGGGCTTCATCATTCAGTAAATTACAGATCTGTAACTCTTTTTGGAAGCTTAAAAAAAATTGAAAAAGACTCAGATAAAACTGATATACTAGAATGGATAGTTAATCAAATGGTACCAAACCATTGGGATTCATTAAGGCCAATGTATCAAAAAGAATTAGACAGAACATTAGTTGTAGAAATGACTATTAAAACAGCTTCAGCTAAAGTAAGAGATGTTGGTGTTGCAGATGAACCTGAAGATTACGAATTACCTATATGGGCAGGCATTGTTCCTATAAAACAAATTGCTGAATACCCGATTCCTGATAAAGGTAAACCTGAAAACATGGAAATACCTAAGCATATAATAGATTATTATGAAGCGAACAAATAG